The following coding sequences lie in one Primulina huaijiensis isolate GDHJ02 chromosome 2, ASM1229523v2, whole genome shotgun sequence genomic window:
- the LOC140958730 gene encoding early light-induced protein 1, chloroplastic-like has translation MAAAATGMQVICGAGLSSRSVVGLSQFVPLRSVPLFKRDLKFRVRSNVEDGGDFVEEKEKAAVPVPPQVFSTPPPRPQPEESTKATDIMAFDGPAAERINGRLAMLGFVTAIAVELTRGQDIFTQIQSGGFKWFIGTTILFSVASLVPLFKGVSAKATSKPGGLMSSDAELWNGRLAMVGLVALAYTEYLKGGPLV, from the exons ATGGCAGCTGCTGCAACTGGAATGCAAGTGATCTGTGGAGCTGGTTTGAGTTCCAGATCAGTTGTTGGTCTGAGCCAGTTTGTTCCTTTGAGAAGCGTGCCACTCTTCAAGAGAGATTTGAAGTTCAGAGTTCGAAGCAATGTAGAG GATGGTGGTGATTTTGTTGAGGAGAAAGAAAAAGCAGCAGTTCCAGTTCCACCACAGGTGTTCTCCACTCCTCCTCCACGACCGCAACCTGAG GAGAGCACTAAGGCTACAGACATCATGGCCTTTGACGGGCCTGCCGCAGAGAGGATCAACGGCCGTCTAGCCATGCTTGGATTTGTGACAGCCATTGCGGTGGAACTAACCCGAGGACAGGACATTTTCACACAAATACAAAGTGGGGGTTTCAAGTGGTTCATCGGTACGACTATTCTTTTCTCCGTGGCATCTCTTGTCCCGCTTTTTAAAGGGGTGAGCGCGAAGGCGACATCGAAACCCGGAGGATTGATGTCATCCGACGCAGAGCTATGGAATGGGAGGCTTGCCATGGTCGGGCTAGTGGCATTGGCATATACCGAGTATTTGAAGGGAGGACCCCTTGTCTGA